The Mauremys reevesii isolate NIE-2019 linkage group 19, ASM1616193v1, whole genome shotgun sequence genomic sequence TGAGCCCTTGGGTGTGATTAAGGAGCATAATTTAGGAGTTCCAGAAAGAAGGCCCATTCAATGAGGAGTTAAGAATTAAAAGGCTCTATGACAGGCAGTGTTGTTAAATCAGGGGCTGCAGAGTCAGGAATTTTGGATTTTAGTCCCAGCTCCGCCGCTGACTCATTGCACGGTATCTCCTTGAACAAATCAGATAATTTCTTTGTGCCTCAACTTCCCAAGATGTAAAACGGGACGACAATCAAGAACcttaaatagggtgaccagatgtcccggttttatagggacagtcccgatatttggggctttttcttatataggctcctattcccccacaccccctgtcccgatttttcacacttgctgtctggtcaccctaaccttcAGTCACCAGGGCCTTTTGAGGCATAACTCATTAATGTATGCAAAGCAGTTTGAGATCCGAGACAGTATATGTGCAAATTATTTATAATAGAGGGGCTATACAAGGATCctatcctgtgagatgctgagctgGATTCACATTGAAGGGTCTAAATGCCTAGCAGAAAGAATTCAGCACCTCGTAGAGTTTTTCACAACACACAGTTCCTCACAGCTTATATCCAGCAATCACTAAGCACATGGTATGAAAAAGACCATTGTGTAATGTCTGTAGTTGTTTCTTGGCTGGAATGAAcaaatgccactaaaaattcccAATGCAATGCAAGGATTGTAGCTGCCCATCCAGAACAATAACACCTAATAACTGATGTTATCTTACCTTAGATGGAACTCAGGTGGCTAAACTGATAATGCATCtgacttttaatctgaggatcCAGGGTACAAGTCTTGTTCAAGTGGTAGGTTCTTAATCTACATGCTAAATTTATGAATAGGATTGTGTGATGGGGTTACCTGTGATAGCAGGGCCTGGACTCAAAGACCCAGGAacttccttccagtcctatgtttctaAATCCTGGCAGTGTAGCTCCAGCTTTTTAGATTTTGCCCACTGGCACCTGAGGCTCATGACAGATTTAAACCATGAAAGAGACTTCTAGCCTGGAATACGATCAGCCCTAGTGCCCCACTGGGAAACTGTTATAAATGTGTCTCCAGCTAAATGCATAGTGAGCTGTAGCCTAACTACTTGCAAACAACACCAGTTTATGGGTATccgtgtaaaaaaaaaaaaatcaatgggctCGATACAAGTATTTTTTCCAGGAAAATAGAGGGATAGTGAATCAATTGACAGCAATGTAGAGGTATGAGAATGGCAGGGCACATTTGGAAGCTCAGTAGACAAAGGCTGGTCCTGTGCAGGAAAATTTGCAAGAAATTACCCGCGTATTCTTTTAACTCTTCGTCTTCTTTCACCAATACCTCATCCTCATCCGTGGCTGAGAGGGATTTAGGCTGAATTCAGTCCATGTCAAGAAGTGTTCATCGTTCAACCTACATTTTGGGCTGCATGGTATTGTTATCGGTGGGGGTCAGGGGCACACACTAGGATGGTGGTATTTTTTTATTGTCTAAGGCTTTGTCTTCATTGATACAATGAGgggttttcttgtttgttttgacAGCAAGCTAAGAAACACCAATAGCTATGTCCCCGTAAAATCTTAACGTGGGACAAGGCACTTGTAGTGTTTACTGCCAGGTAGCTAGGCGAGGTCAGTGCTACATCACCCACCCAGGGGCGACTTACCCTAGTTTACCTTGTAACAGGAAAGTGCATTGCCTCCAGTGTCTTTTTACCATGGGATAGCTGACATGGCTTCCAGGCACCTTTTGCCTTCCTGATTCTAGGTGGTGTTGGGGTCTCTGGAGTAACTTAGACAGTCCCCTAAGTTACCACAGCCTCGCTGGGCTGGCCGATGGGCTACAGGGCGGCCCAGAATTTCCACAGAGCTGCATGATGTGTCTGTGTCCCCGTCCCTGATGCGTTCCTCCCACTTTCAGCCACGCCGTCATGCCAGGGCTTGGGAGGGGGGCCTCAGAAGCCTGCTTTACGGCTCTCTTTCACAACGTCTCTCAGCCATATACAGGGCTTTTAGGGAAAATTTAGGGGCCTTTTTCACTGCTCTGGTGCTTTTGCCCAGtgtaaaggggctggagcagaggtaACTATCTCACCCACTACTGAATAGCTAAGAAGCCGTCCAGTTGGCTAATTAGAACAGACCAACTGGAAACTCAAAGAATAGATATCCCAGAAATCTTAGGCATGTACTTAATAACAGCTTAAAATCAAGGGCCTGATTTGAACTGCTGTAAACCAGCACAGCTTCATTTACTTCAGCAGAGCTACAGCCAACTTACACCTGAGGGATCTGGCCCCTGATTTCCAGTTTTGTCTAAAGAAACCGTGTTCGCTGCAGTTCAGTTCAAGCATCAAAATCCACTGACAATAGCATACACTCCACTTTACTGCTGAGACCTTCTCCTTGAGTGAAGTGTCACAGGTTTAAAAACCTAAAGATAAGAGCCAGCGAACACCTTCCCAAGTTTAGTTTGCATTGTTATCCATATTCTTCTACCCTTATGTCAGCTTATAAAGGACATGGTTCTATAAGAGCTGCTTTGCAGAACCGGTGCGACGGTTTTAGACGACTGCTCCTGTAGCAACAGTACGTTCAGTTTCTTCTGCTGCATCTTACGTTGACTTTCCCCTTGTCATTCTTTAGTGCGTATATGTGAGCGTTTCAACAGCCTGGGATGGCAGTGTTACTGAAACTTTGGGGTATTATTGTAAATATGAAATCACCATATGGCTATAGTTTAGACACTAAGAATGAAGCACAGAAGACATTTATTTGTGTGAATCCTGAGAAAGATACAAGATTATATTTTACTATGTGGAACCATGGAAGAGAGAGATTGATACAGACAATTGAAGGAGCAAGGAGAATGGATGAGGGGTTAAGACATTAGAGCCaatattttaaaggtatttagtcacAGATAGGTGCCTTTTCAAAAGGGTGTAGGCATGTAACTCCCCTTGAATTCGGTGggtttgaagttaatgggagttaggagcctaagtgctttggaaaatcctgaggcatctaaataccttttaaaaatctggcccttagacttTAGTTCCAATGCGCATGTGTCTGtgtaggttcaaatcccagttcTGGTAAGCTCACTAGCTTGGGCAGTGGTTATATCACTAGACTAGTGATCGGGAGATCTGGCcacaattcctggctctgctacagacccACTGTGTGATCGTGGGCAGATCACTACgaccagattttcagagatgctgaccATCCAAAACTCCAGGTAAAGCCAGCGGCAGGGGTGCAGTGCCTCTAAAACTCATGTCCttaattgtgttgtgtttcaATTCCCAATCTGTACAAATGAGGTAGCAAgaattccctacctcacaggcgGTTGTATGTGAGGAAAAGACATTactgtttgtgaagtgcttagatactatggtgctGGGCACCAGAGAAAAGACAGATAGGTACAGGTAGATAGTTTTGCTGGGAAGAtaagtatatttatatataatgccCCACCTTTTTAACCTGTCAGAGGAATGTTTGGAGACTCAGAATGAGCAGCACCAGGTCTGTTGCAGCAAAACTGAGCAGTCACTATTCAGGCTAATTTCTCAGCCTGACGCTGGCTAACTCATCTCCTCATTTGCTATTCTGCGACATTCGCAGCACGTCTGTTTTCAGGAAAGTTCATTTTCTTAGGGGCACTGTGATAGGGACAATTGTTATTAAGcggaatgaaacaaacaaaagcatcCGACAGCTGTTTGCAATCTAATTGCCCTTAATTAAACTACCTCCCTATCAACTGGAGAGAGGCAATGTCACAGCAACGCAGGCGAGTCTTAATGCCAGTGTCACTCCTCAGAGCGGCTAAGTTCTGAATGTCTCAGGTCTGCCACACACGCCGAAGCCTATTCACTCATTTGTTTCATTGCTCACTGACTTTCCGCTCTTTTACAGCTTGTGGGAAGCTGACAGGAATAAGTGACCCAGTCACAATAAAAACCTCTGGATCAAGGTTTGGATCATGGATGACAGATCCTTTAGCTCCAGAAGGTGAAAACAAGGTAAGATTACaaagttcccctccccccgccccacacacagcATGTCCCATGTTACTCAGAGCTCTTTGCATCAAAGCACTGAGACTCGGAATAGAGGTCCACCATCACATCTCCAGTCCAGTGCCCGCTGAAGACAGTGGAAAGACTTGATGCGTCTGAGCTTTATTGACCCTGTCTGCACTGCGTGCATATCCACACAGCACTTATGAAACTCATAAGGTCCGgctcagcaggtgctgggctATGTGTCAAACCTGGATTGGGTTCTCTAAAGGCTCTTCTTTGATGGGCCCAAAGGCAAGGGAGTTGGAGAGACTGACCACAAGTCATTGCAACCCACACACATTGTAACACTTCTTGAAGCTCTGCCtcttggttggtttttttgttttggttattgttggggggtttttttgagggggaggtttacttatttattttattcctgACATTATTTTTTATGTTAATTTTATTGGTCATGGAAAAGTTCCAGACTCACAGCCACCTCGAGTTCTCTCTTTATCCATTGGTAATGATGGGTCaaattcccccctcccacccacccaccaaccaaccaaccacccaCCACAGGTGCCTCACTCTGGcatgcaggcactgcccctggggaggagaggataGTACTATCTCCATGGGTCAGTCCATCCTCAGCCTGTCGACTGAGAATGCCAACCAAGTTTCCTGTTATGGCCAATTACAATTGAGTTCTTAATGGAGAGGACATGAGtgcactaggaactggactgagacccatcACACTCATTCTAGGCAGGCTACTCACCAtctgtaattatttttattaacttaTAAAGCACATTCCTAGGGGGCTCAGTAAAACAGTGGCCTTGTTTCCGGCTGGATACCTGAATGCAAATTCCAAGTATGTTACAAGTGCAAAACGTGCTCTAGGAGCTTCTCATTACCAGCTTTGAGTTAAAATCCATTTGCTGTTTATTGGTCTGATGAatacacatttctgtttagccagcTAATGGCAACAGCCTGCTCTCTATAAAATTAATGTtcccttagattttttttaaaggcttccCTGTCTGAAGCTTCTCTGTTTTCTAAAGCATAATGAACAGGTATGTGTCCTCCACAAAGCAGATGAGAGGGAGAGTCCAATATTAGGCTTGTGGTTCAAGTCTAGATTTATTTTTCATGCTTTACAAAATTCACACAGGTGTAGATGATGGCTCAAGGTGCAAGTCTGTATAGAATCAGGCCGATAGTTATTAGCCAACAGGAAGGGACCATCAAAGTCCCATTAATTTCTATAACACTGCTGCTCATCTCTCAGATAAAGTCAACTGACCAAGCTacatctcccctcctcctccttcctctacCTTCATTGATGTTTAGAATTAATTTGCTGCATCAAGAGAGGTTTTTGTTTTGCTCTGTTTTGGTCTTTTCAATTCAGACTGTGCAGCTCTGTTCACAAGGAGGTACGGAGCCAATAACTAGCTGAAAATCAATCTAGGTTTCCAATGAGTGATGGAATGGAAAATATCTGAAGGCATTTGCTGAGGACATTGTAGgatgcaaaacaaacaaagaaaaaagcttGGCTAAATGGAAATTCACTATTGTTTAATGCAGCCTTAGTCAaaagagggggagcagcagcaccGTTAAGGCAGGGTGGGAGCGCAAATAATTTAATAGCTCGCCCTTTGTTTGGGTTCTCTGGCTGAGACTGGGAGGAAGCCTACTAGAAAGAAGATACCTACTGATGATTCCAAAGTCAATTTCAGTGCAGAGATCCTTCTTAGTTCTGAACATGTGCATTAAACCAAGGGCACTATGCAGAGGGACAGACAGTctgtcccttcctctctccaactTGATCTGTTGAGTTTATTAAAAAGaagaaggggtgacttgattatagtgtataaataTCTTCACAGAGAGCCAATATTGgatactaaagggctctttactGTAGCAGTGggaggcataacaagaaccattggctgaaagctgaagcctgacgaagtcaaactggaaataaggcagaggttttttaacagtgagggtaattaaccaagaGGAGTGGtggattctgcatctcttgatGTTTTCAGATCAAGCTGgtatgcctttctggaagagatgctttaATGAACAAACAAGTTATTGAGTTCAAtccaggggtaactgggtgaaatgtactggcctgtgatatataggaggtcagactagaagaccTAATAAtcgcttctggccttaaaactctTATGCATCTGTGAAACTCCCCAGTTCCTTGCCTGCCCCTTAGTGGCTTTGCCCAAGAGACTCTGCGTCAACTGCAAGATCCAAAATCCCGATGAAAGGGGTTTTATTTTAGTCCCAGGCATCCCTCTTACAGGCATCAGTGGTACAAACCTTAAGAAATGATGAGAAATTatgtcaaaaaaaaaaccccagcctcTGTTGCCATATAATGATAAATTTCAAAGTGAAGCTAAAATGCTTATTTTCAAGGCTGGAACACAGTGATCTGGTGACAAACTTTCATTACAAGTTTATTGCTGTTGTACCTTCTAACTGATGCAGATTTAATCACTTTGTCTGATGGAGGTTGGCGCAGCAGAGTGACAGTATCTCGTTACTCATTCTTCTTCTGCTATGTGCTGTTTGGTTCTCAGAGCAGACCTATTGTATTCTGCCGTCAGGCCGGGCCTTGCTTATCCATAAGCTTATAGGGATTTTTAAAGTACATAATCAATGAAGTTGTCTGGCTGGCTTGTTAATTTAAGTGCTTATGGTCAGCTGTTCAGTAACAGGATTGGCTGCACAGGATCCGTCTGATATGACTTCTGACAAGAATTAAACCAAACGTTATGCTCATCatcattaaaaatgtaattatgGAGCAGAACCAGAACCCTGTACTCATATCACTTCGCTTTTCACTCTCAATAAGACACAGGATTATTCTGCTTGGGCTAAATTTTGGAGTATTTACTCAGTCCATTGATGTTAGTTtagctactccagatttacactggtccAAGAGGAGAATCCGGCCCATTACATCTTCAAAACAAACTCTAATTGGCTGATTGCATTATAAGGGCCTTCCGTGGTTCCTAGTATCTTCAGAAAGCTATTTGTCTAtcgttattattaattatttgtattatcttaGCATCTAGGAGCCCTCTCTTTAATAGCTGTCACACAGTTTCTTTTCTCCGGTAGATGATATTTTTAGGTAGGAAGGGAGCAACAAGGTTGTCTAGGGACTGTAGCTCTAAGTTTAGAAGTACATGTATTATTTACAATAGATTTTATCTGAAACATACACATCTATGAATTTCATGGGTTAAGTGGCAGAGTTTGAAGTCGATGGTGGATGGTGACCAAAGTGCTGATCACCTCCAAGTTACATCACAACGCACAATACGTTTGCTGGGTGTTCTTCTGTTCAGGTCCCTAAATGAGTCATTTGTTCATGTCATAATATCACTGAACACAATTGGGCATGATTGTGAGTCTCTCTGGAGAAGGCCGGCGACGAAAGGGCAGGCGGCTGTTGAAGGCTGGGATTGATGtgtgctggcagagctgtgtgtggaagAAGCTAGCTCAAAGTTAGATTGCACTACGCCTGGCTCGAGACAATGCTATCAATCTCTTGTTTTCTGAAGCAAGGAATCTCATCCGATTCAGCCACCCTAAAATGTTAGCATCATAGCAAGGTTTTCTGcttttatggtttttaaaatacCCACTGAGCTTGGCATATATTACTTTTTAATGCCAAATAATGAAACAGGAGCAGCAGAGCAATACGATGGCTCAGTTTTGATTTTTATAAAGCATTGCCATTTCCTGGGTAAATTCAGTTTAAGGTAAAATGGTCTTTAACCCCAAAATTGGAACCCCTAATTCAATAAACTCCACCTTTGAAGGGGGAAACTCTACATCCCTTCTCCCAAGATGTCCTGTCTCTACCATCTTGCCGAGGGCTCGGTGTCTTGTTCTATCTGGGATCTTCTGATGCCCATCTCAGGCCTATCAAAGGAGGGGCATGGAACACTGCAGTTGTGTGTACATCCTTCATCCATGTTTGCAGACTGTTTCAAACCTGGGCTGTGTTTGAAGTTCAGGGCAGATGTTTTGCAGAGCTCTAAAGTTAATTTACCATTCTAAGATAAACAACCAAACCCAATGTGTGGATGTTTATATCCATGTGAGAGCAGATGACTTCATAGGACCCTGGCAATGATGGCATGGTGGGGTTCTGATCCGTGGATGTTTTATGAATTTACAGTTACATCTACTGTATCTTTGGTTACACAAAGCAGTGCAGCTCCTTCTGGAAGTAGCATAATTCTCTTTTACATCTTTGATCAAAACAAGGGCAGTGTGAAATTGACAAATACTTCCCAGGACATTTTTTGAGGATAGCTAATCAAAGTAGAGATAGGTTCGAACCAGGGTTTCTATCCAAACCCTTTCAAAATTTCAGATGGCGATGGAGATTAGATTAAAATCTCTGGTCTTGATTCCACCCCTTACAGTTCTGATTCCAGGGCAGATCCAGAACCAAAAGGTATCTGTTTTCCAGTTTAGATTGAGTCAAAATCTCATGAGATCAGTCAGTGCTCTTCAGTTTAAGCCTGAACTCCTGGGATGAAATCCTTGCCCTAGAAGTTCTGTTGTTGATTTCACTGGGGCCAGAATCTCAAAGTAAAATCTGAATCCCAAACCCTACTCTAATCCAGATATGGGTTTTAACACTGTCTCCTTGGAAAGttcttcaaaaaagaactagataaattcgttgagggtaggtccatcaatggttattagccaggatgggtagagatggtgtccctagcctctgtttgccagaagctgggaatgggtgacaggggatggatcacttgatacttacctgttctgttcattccctctggggcacctggcattggccactgttggaagacaggatactgggctagatggacctttggtctgacccaggatggccattaTTATGTTCTTATACACTTATGCACATCTGCGGTTAATATGAATTTTCCCATTGATACCTGTGCTCAATCTTCCTGCACAGAACTCGATGGAGGTTTTGCAACGACCATACAGACAAAAGTTGTATTTGTTTAAGACGTGCAAATACACCTCCTAAAAGTCATCTCTACTCCTATTTCATATATTCTCTCTCCTGCTGAGACAATTTCTGATCTAGAAAACAGCTGTCTTATTGTTAGGCTGCTGCATACAAAATGTCGTCAGtaggacagattttttttctccttgctAACTGTATTGCTTTGTAATTTGCTTCAGTCTTGGTTGCAGATGACTAAAGCATTTTGTAAGGAGTCTAGACAGTGTCCTTAGTGAACTGGCATTTAAGTAATAATCTAAAATATCTCCACCATCAACCAATAATCTAACAATAGTGAGATTTTGATGTCTTTATCTATTGTCTTGTAGCGGCCTCGCTTTGAGCTTTTGATGCAGGAGAGCATGATTTTTAAACGGATAAGGACTTTCCAATGAATTTCCATGACACTGAGCGATTGCATTCATATTCTTGTCTATGCCAAATTAATGGAGTTCCATGCAGCAGATGATATAATTTAATACATGCTGCCTTGATGAGGCCTACAGGAAGCAAAAAAGAGGCATCAACATAATATACTGTTTTTATCCAGGCAGACTGAGATGTTAATTGCCCTTTCAAAGGACAAAGACAACCACCCAGTACTTCAAGGCAACAGTTTAAACTACAGAGCTGCTGTAAAGATGTTAGCTTCCCCATCTTGGAAAGCTTTTGTGCGCTAGTTAAATCAATCAGTTGTTTTTTAGATTGGGCCTATTTTTTTGATCATTGGTAGCATCCTCCAAATACATCATTTTCAAGCAGGTTGCCAATTACAACCTCTCCTCCTAGCAATTTGCTCTGGATTTCTTGTGGCCCTTGGTGTCTGTCCAAGAGAAAACCTACTGTTAATAGCTGCAGGCCTCCATGTCATTCTCTGAATAAGCAGGGTCTTGGAATGTGTGTTCTGGTGATGAGCTAGAGGGCAACACGTCTAGAACCAGTGAGGCCAGAAACAGTCTGTCCATTCTTTGCGGGTATAATGAGACACAGTGGGAAAAGAGTGACTGGCTTTTCTCCTCAAAGTGAGGCTTCCTTAGTTTAGTCTTCAGAATGTTCCCTTTTAACATCTAGTTTAATTTCTAAGGTAACttatgatcatagaatcatagactatcagggttggaagggacctcaggaggtcatctagtccaaccccctgctcaaagcaggaccaatccccaattaaatccccaaatggccccctcaagggttgaactcacaaccctgggtttagcaggccaatgctcaaaccactgagctatccctccctccacctTATGTATCTTCCAGAAGTGTGTGGGAGGGAATCTCTCTCTCTATTGCTCATTTGTTATGGTGGTTCTCTGCTGCCTTCTAACATGAAGTGTTTCCATTGTTTGCCTAGGTCTGGTACATGGATAGCTACCACAACAACCGCTTTGTACGAGAGTACAAAAGCATGTCGGATTTCATGAATACAGACAATTTCACCTCTCACCGTCTCCCTCACCCCTGGTCTGGCACCGGCCAAGTGGTCTACAATGGCTCGATCTATTTCAACAAATACCAAAGCCACATAATCATCAGGTTTGATTTGAAAACAGAGAGCATCCTCAAGACTCGCAGCCTGGATTatgctggctacaacaacatGTACCACTACGCCTGGGGTGGCCATTCTGACATTGACCTCATGGTGGATGAAAATGGCTTGTGGGCTGTCTATGCTACCAATCAAAACGCGGGGAACATTGTTATTAGCAAGCTGGACCCCAACACCCTGCAGAGCCTGCAGACCTGGAACACCAGCTACCCGAAACGCAGCGCCGGCGAGGCCTTTATCATCTGCGGTACGCTCTACGTCACCAACGGGTACTCAGGAGGAACCAAGGTGCACTATGCTTACCAGACCAACGCCTCCACATACGAGTACATTGATATCCCATTCCAAAACAAATACTCACACATTTCCATGTTAGACTACAACCCGAAGGACCGAGCCCTCTACGCTTGGAACAACGGGCATCAGATACTTTACAACGTCACCCTCTTCCACGTCATCAGGTCTGATGAATTGTAGTCCACTTTTGTCTagaaactaatttaaaaaaaaatactaatatCAAGGAAACACACATTAAAAAACAGCTGCCAAAATAAAGAACAACTTGACAGAGGATTATACAGCATACACCTGACATCAGCATTACCTCTACATTTCTAGAAGTCCAAGCCTGTGTTCTGTAGACTTAAGAATAATCATATACTTGCAGCTGGAACTGCACTTAAAGAAACACTgaagtttttgttttgcttttggttCCAATAGCAAATCTCCAGTACATGCAAAAGAAGTAAGGCAATGACTGTTGGAAATTATCACtggggagtctctctctctctcgctctctcgctctctctcacgTGTGAGTTGCATGGACATTTTCCTACATCATGGTCAGCTATGATGGATGTGTGATTTGTATTTCTAAGTGGAAAAGCTGACCCCCTCCAGGGGGTGTTTGGTTAAGACTAACACTGGTTAGTTTTACTTGCATTCCATTGCAGCTACTGTCTCTCAACTGTGGTTTTGTCTCTTAGATTAACTGTGCTGAGACCCAAAGTAGCTCATGGATCTGTGTCTTAGTAATTATTAAACACGATGGTTTAAGTATGTATTATGAACAAGTTGTTGTACCCATATTGTTTGAACTTATGTATTCAGCAAATATACTGTATCATGTATGTCTGTTATTTACCAGAGGTGGCAAAACTTTGTATGTCTAGTTTATGCAATGAATGTTGTAAACGCAATGATGTAGTTTGGATTAATAAATGATGGTTTCGTTTCTTAAAAAAATGATGATGAATCAGTGTTCACCCCTTATACACAGGTAATCAACTTCATGttgctaattttaaaaatattctcttACTGTTATAATATCTACACAGCATTATGATTGATGGAAATAGCTTCTGTGGATATTCTGTGGCATCAGATTCCCATATGAAGTCTTAGGAGGATGGACTTGTGaaggaaattaatttttttaaagaggaaaactTTGTACTATCCACAGTTATCTAAGGAACAATAAAAATATTAGGAGACTTCCCTGTTTTGTTTATTGTGTACTGGCTCTGAGTATGTAGGGGGTGGAACATTAGTAAATTATAGAGTTACTAATTCTCAATTATATCTCTCTGCAACCATCTTGTGTTGGGGATAACTAAAAGATAAAAACGGCCTACTGTGTACAACAGCTGGCAGCAGCTTCAGGAATTTCAGAGGATTGtctgctttccaatgtgcatcattCCAAGAATCAGGTGGCTGCTGTCTCAGTTGCAGGACTTATGCATATGTTTAGATTATGGTGTATGCATCACTGCCCGTGAGCTCTGCCTGATGTGTACCTGCATTTCACTCAGCCCCTGGGATTTGGGCAGCTGAGTATCTTTTGCTTTAAGGAGTTAAATTCCTCACTTCATTCATATAAACAGTCTCTACTACAAAAGGAAGCACAGCATTGATGCTGTATTGATTCACTGCCAGCAAAGACGGCCTCTTTTGCTCCCAGCAGTGCCAAGTCTTTTCTGTTCTACATCCTGACTAAACCCTTTGGATTTCAGAGCAGCATTTGACACGTGGCCTCTCTCCACCATATTCATCAGCGGGGAAGACACTGAGCCTTGGACTTGAAGACTGAAACTACCGTGTTTTCATACCCTGGTAATATTTTGAGAAAATTTTAGAATGATGAAACTGTCCTCCTGCTTGAAAGACACGGAACCCCAATATTCGGAATGGCTCACCATTGCCTCTGATCATCCTCGACCCGGTGTCAGAGATACTAGGTTCAAGTCAGCGTAAGACTGTCTCGTCTTGCCTTTGCCCATTGTGAAGAGCTCGTGTGGCTGAGGAATGGCATGGCATACCAGCCCTTGCCTTCAAATAATCCCAGGGTGTCCGAGAGCTGAATCTGCCCTCACACCTTGTACTGCCAGTTGCACCCCCTAACTACCTGTAAAACCATGATCCTTGGACACCCTGCCTCCCGGACCCACTCCTCCCTGACTACCAAGGACATTTGCACTGTTGATGACCCATCACCATTACTAGATTcactctcctgccctctgctgACTGATCACTGCTCAGCTGATCCAACACACTGGGTGAAACTCAGGTACCCCATCACCATTTTCTCCCCAAAGCCATGTCCCAGTTGCCTCTGACCATCAGCAATAATATTAAGGCTTATTGCAATGTGCTGGAGATTAGTGCAGGAGAGGGACAAATCCCAGATGATCCAACACTGAGATCCCTTTATTGAATCCATATAGGGCAGGCTGAGAGAGTGTTCTTGTAACAATTAAAGACTCAGTCTTGCATTTCTTACA encodes the following:
- the OLFM1 gene encoding noelin isoform X1, giving the protein MSVPLLKIGVVLSTMAMITNWMSQTLPSLVGLNTTKLTAASGGTLDRSTGVLPTNPEESWQVYSSAQDSEGRCICTVVAPQQTMCSRDARTKQLRQLLEKVQNMSQSIEVLDRRTQRDLQYVEKMENQMKGLESKFKQVEESHKQHLARQFKAIKAKMEELRPLIPVLEEYKADAKLVLQFKEEVQNLTSVLNELQEEIGAYDYEELQNRVSNLEERLRACMQKLACGKLTGISDPVTIKTSGSRFGSWMTDPLAPEGENKVWYMDSYHNNRFVREYKSMSDFMNTDNFTSHRLPHPWSGTGQVVYNGSIYFNKYQSHIIIRFDLKTESILKTRSLDYAGYNNMYHYAWGGHSDIDLMVDENGLWAVYATNQNAGNIVISKLDPNTLQSLQTWNTSYPKRSAGEAFIICGTLYVTNGYSGGTKVHYAYQTNASTYEYIDIPFQNKYSHISMLDYNPKDRALYAWNNGHQILYNVTLFHVIRSDEL
- the OLFM1 gene encoding noelin isoform X2, which gives rise to MPGTWNCVQEMQPTSKLLSLFFLLLMGTELTQVLPTNPEESWQVYSSAQDSEGRCICTVVAPQQTMCSRDARTKQLRQLLEKVQNMSQSIEVLDRRTQRDLQYVEKMENQMKGLESKFKQVEESHKQHLARQFKAIKAKMEELRPLIPVLEEYKADAKLVLQFKEEVQNLTSVLNELQEEIGAYDYEELQNRVSNLEERLRACMQKLACGKLTGISDPVTIKTSGSRFGSWMTDPLAPEGENKVWYMDSYHNNRFVREYKSMSDFMNTDNFTSHRLPHPWSGTGQVVYNGSIYFNKYQSHIIIRFDLKTESILKTRSLDYAGYNNMYHYAWGGHSDIDLMVDENGLWAVYATNQNAGNIVISKLDPNTLQSLQTWNTSYPKRSAGEAFIICGTLYVTNGYSGGTKVHYAYQTNASTYEYIDIPFQNKYSHISMLDYNPKDRALYAWNNGHQILYNVTLFHVIRSDEL
- the OLFM1 gene encoding noelin isoform X3, with the protein product MCSRDARTKQLRQLLEKVQNMSQSIEVLDRRTQRDLQYVEKMENQMKGLESKFKQVEESHKQHLARQFKAIKAKMEELRPLIPVLEEYKADAKLVLQFKEEVQNLTSVLNELQEEIGAYDYEELQNRVSNLEERLRACMQKLACGKLTGISDPVTIKTSGSRFGSWMTDPLAPEGENKVWYMDSYHNNRFVREYKSMSDFMNTDNFTSHRLPHPWSGTGQVVYNGSIYFNKYQSHIIIRFDLKTESILKTRSLDYAGYNNMYHYAWGGHSDIDLMVDENGLWAVYATNQNAGNIVISKLDPNTLQSLQTWNTSYPKRSAGEAFIICGTLYVTNGYSGGTKVHYAYQTNASTYEYIDIPFQNKYSHISMLDYNPKDRALYAWNNGHQILYNVTLFHVIRSDEL